TGCGTTCATCAGAAAGGGCTACTGTACACTTACCCACAGAACCGTTGGCACGAATTACTAAAGAGTTGGGAAGTGATGCATAACAAACATAGTCATCTGGCAAGGCACTATTTTGTGGTGATTGCAAATTCTCGCCAAATAATTTTGCTTCGAGACTTTTGGCGGCTGCCTTTTTTTCAGCCCCTGAATACATCTTGATTGAAGCAGCATTACTACCTCCGAGAGGTTCAATCGATTGAAAGTAAGCAGAAAACCTTGAATCAGGTAAAAATTCTCTTTTGATATCCTCTAATAATGGGTCGAGAATATTTACCCTATCAACAGTGAAATGCAGGCGTAAATTTATATAAATTGGTAATGAACTATTGCGAATTGCTAGTAGATTAGTCCAAATGCGTTCAAATGTGCTTTTCCCGTCGGCACGAATACGACTTTGGTCATGAATTTCTCTAGGACCATCAAGAGAAATTTGGTATTTTGTCACTCCCGCATCGGCTAAAGCACAAGCTGTATTGAAATCCAACAAGTAACCATTTGTGGTCATGTTACTTGAATAATGGAGATGAGGATACTGGGATGCTAGGGACAGGGCATATTCAGAAATATCTAATACAATATTTTTGGACACAAGTGGCTCTCCACCAAACCAAGCTAAATTTAAATAACTTAAATTTGGGCTTCGTTTTGCAAGGATAGCTTTAATACCTGCTATCGTCTCTGGCTGCATCCGCCCTACGGAAAAATCTTCATAACAGTAGATACAACGAAAATTACACTGTTCTGTCGGTAAAATAATTAATTCAAGACGCTTATCAGACATTAATCGCACACGTCTGACATCATCAGTATCGATAGCACTAGCT
The Gloeotrichia echinulata CP02 DNA segment above includes these coding regions:
- a CDS encoding radical SAM protein, which encodes MAVTVLNKASAIDTDDVRRVRLMSDKRLELIILPTEQCNFRCIYCYEDFSVGRMQPETIAGIKAILAKRSPNLSYLNLAWFGGEPLVSKNIVLDISEYALSLASQYPHLHYSSNMTTNGYLLDFNTACALADAGVTKYQISLDGPREIHDQSRIRADGKSTFERIWTNLLAIRNSSLPIYINLRLHFTVDRVNILDPLLEDIKREFLPDSRFSAYFQSIEPLGGSNAASIKMYSGAEKKAAAKSLEAKLFGENLQSPQNSALPDDYVCYASLPNSLVIRANGSVGKCTVALSDERNNIGTLRSDGRLDLIPGRFAPWVRGIQTLDPDALGCPLVSLPTSDEIATNLQTKALAV